A stretch of the Filimonas lacunae genome encodes the following:
- a CDS encoding arabinan endo-1,5-alpha-L-arabinosidase codes for MNIAVKKYISIASTVLLLTSCRKNAFDDLNMQDPPVVHIPFNINNINDTYEDVASLAMSYQWGPYNVHDPSVIKAGDWYYAYSTDVAFGASPQAGIQVRKSKDLVDWEFVGWAFKGLPAMGSQFITSNGGTPNSGLWAPYIMKVGSEYRLYYSLASTAFRVSAIGLATATSPEGPWTEKGLAVTSTDGYPGTNAIDPTVVVTPAGEHWMVYGSAWDGLFEVKLNPATGLAASTGDKGKRIVRRGITNGKYNGNLEGAEIIYNPATQKYYLFVSYDWLSTKYNVRVFRSDKPDGPFLDWNGVDVDNQADNGPMIVAPYKFTDHGGWAGTAHCAVFADGTGNFFMAHQGRPAVNRAYMVMHVRKIFWTPDGWPLVSPERYANVPDNEVTAAEVAGDYDQIVLGYTVVPGYEQEQQDPQYSVAFNSTLNADGKINGDANNTWTYKAPWLELHWNKGQFVDKLHVSRERDWESKKTSTIVLTGYNGGGTVIWAKKK; via the coding sequence ATGAATATTGCTGTTAAAAAATATATCTCTATAGCAAGCACGGTGTTGCTTTTGACAAGCTGTAGGAAGAATGCGTTTGACGATTTGAATATGCAGGACCCTCCTGTAGTGCATATACCGTTTAATATTAATAATATTAACGACACTTATGAAGATGTTGCTTCTCTGGCGATGAGCTATCAGTGGGGGCCTTATAACGTACACGACCCTTCGGTGATAAAAGCGGGCGACTGGTATTACGCTTATAGTACAGATGTGGCTTTTGGCGCTTCTCCGCAGGCCGGTATACAGGTGCGAAAATCAAAAGACCTGGTAGATTGGGAGTTTGTGGGATGGGCTTTTAAAGGGCTGCCTGCTATGGGCTCACAGTTTATTACTTCCAATGGTGGCACGCCTAACAGTGGTTTATGGGCACCTTACATTATGAAGGTGGGTAGCGAATACCGCCTGTATTATTCACTGGCGTCCACTGCCTTTCGTGTAAGTGCCATAGGGTTGGCTACTGCTACATCGCCCGAAGGCCCGTGGACGGAAAAAGGTCTGGCAGTAACTTCTACGGATGGTTATCCCGGTACCAATGCCATAGATCCTACCGTGGTGGTAACACCGGCGGGTGAGCATTGGATGGTATATGGTTCGGCCTGGGATGGCTTATTTGAAGTAAAGCTGAATCCCGCTACAGGGCTGGCCGCCAGCACTGGAGATAAAGGTAAGCGTATTGTGCGTCGCGGCATTACCAACGGTAAGTACAATGGTAACCTGGAAGGGGCTGAAATCATTTACAACCCTGCTACACAAAAATATTACCTGTTTGTATCCTACGACTGGTTAAGCACTAAATACAACGTAAGGGTATTCCGCTCTGATAAGCCCGATGGGCCTTTCCTGGATTGGAATGGGGTAGACGTGGATAACCAGGCCGATAATGGTCCTATGATTGTGGCTCCCTACAAATTCACTGATCATGGTGGATGGGCTGGTACGGCACACTGCGCTGTATTTGCGGATGGTACTGGAAATTTCTTTATGGCACACCAGGGCCGGCCTGCGGTGAACAGAGCCTATATGGTCATGCACGTGCGAAAAATTTTCTGGACGCCCGACGGATGGCCGCTGGTATCGCCGGAGCGTTATGCTAATGTACCGGACAACGAAGTAACTGCTGCTGAAGTAGCAGGAGATTATGATCAGATTGTATTAGGTTATACGGTGGTGCCCGGTTATGAGCAGGAGCAACAAGACCCACAGTATTCTGTAGCCTTTAACAGTACGCTGAATGCGGATGGTAAAATTAATGGCGATGCGAATAATACCTGGACCTATAAGGCTCCCTGGCTGGAGTTGCACTGGAATAAGGGCCAGTTTGTTGACAAACTGCATGTATCGCGTGAGCGGGACTGGGAAAGCAAGAAAACATCCACCATCGTATTAACAGGATATAATGGCGGTGGAACGGTTATCTGGGCTAAGAAAAAATAA